From the genome of Malus sylvestris chromosome 6, drMalSylv7.2, whole genome shotgun sequence, one region includes:
- the LOC126627476 gene encoding protein PAM68, chloroplastic, translating into MAAIAAGLSSWSSSKPSLIPSQHQISSPSSSNKVDAKPWSLSITSSLKEDIKIQYPISTTKQWPNTQKHLNATLRSPRGFGPSPRKKKKITEKPKKTRNNDSDDDDDDDDEDEDEEEGEEGVIPEIVTNRMIGRMGFTVGLPLFLGLLFFPFFYYLKVGLKIDVPTWVPFIVSFVFFGTALLGVSYGIVSSSWDPMREGSLLGWTEAQKNWPVFWQSLRGGGSKKD; encoded by the exons ATGGCTGCAATTGCAGCAGGGCTATCTTCATGGTCATCATCCAAGCCCTCCCTGATTCCTTCCCAGCACCAAatatcatcaccatcatcatctAATAAG GTTGACGCTAAGCCTTGGAGCCTCTCCATCACCAGCAGTTTAAAAGAAGATATAAAAATCCAGTACCCAATCTCCACAACAAAACAATGGCCAAATACTCAGAAACACTTGAATGCCACCTTGAGAAGCCCAAGAGGCTTTGGACCCtccccaaggaagaagaaaaagatcacCGAGAAGCCGAAGAAGACCCGAAACAATGACAGCGAcgatgacgacgacgacgatgatgaagatgaagatgaggaggaaggagaGGAAGGAGTGATACCGGAGATCGTGACCAACAGGATGATTGGAAGGATGGGATTCACAGTTGGGCTTCCATTATTTTTGGGCCTCttgtttttccctttcttttactATTTGAAAGTTGGCCTGAAAATTGATGTGCCCACGTGGGTGCCCTTCATTGTGTCATTTGTCTTCTTTGGGACAGCCCTATTGGGGGTCAGCTATGGGATTGTGTCCTCCAGCTGGGATCCTATGAGGGAAGGCTCCCTCTTGGGTTGGACTGAAGCTCAAAAAAATTGGCCTGTCTTTTGGCAGTCCCTTCGTGGTGGTGGATCGAAAAAGGACTAA
- the LOC126626769 gene encoding agamous-like MADS-box protein AGL103 codes for MGRRKSKLPLELIPNESSRKVTFRKRRNGLLKKAGDLKTLCDVKVCTIVYEKKTKGKLSTAATFPKEFKDVKEIIDKYKSNSSKVKRVQSLGDFYATQTVQVKKEIGKLRSKICEEKYPAWDDRFNAFSAEQMLDLLRNLENKIVAAHEMHSTMKESKQIVVQETIPPMAMFQSNQEYSQMLGLSDQKPSYCSMMMNDDWTQFASTSQTNNIQYTPPVIASNSICKISTWEHDQIFNDNYISAAYGNTDENATFYNPMQQQPCMYDSIFSSAAFQQQQQQAVVPSFENPKPIDALPLRTVLYEYDHPLSVTMQPSYLECPNSATSASSSEYDQKFAASHPQNMFYDDVFYDNLWHFE; via the exons ATGGGTAGACGCAAATCAAAGTTACCGTTAGAGCTAATACCAAACGAAAGTTCGCGCAAGGTTACTTTTCGAAAGAGAAGAAATGGATTGTTGAAGAAGGCAGGAGATTTGAAAACACTTTGTGATGTGAAGGTGTGTACTATCGTTTACGAGAAGAAAACCAAGGGAAAACTGAGCACAGCAGCAACTTTTCCTAAGGAATTTAAAGATGTCAAGGAAATAATTGATAAGTACAAATCGAATTCATCGAAAGTAAAGAGAGTTCAAAGTTTGGGTGACTTCTATGCCACGCAAACGGTTCAAGTGAAGAAAGAGATTGGGAAACTGCGTAGTAAGATTTGTGAAGAGAAGTATCCTGCATGGGATGATCGTTTCAATGCGTTTTCAGCAGAGCAAATGCTTGACCTTTTGAGAAATTTGGAGAACAAAATTGTAGCTGCTCATGAGATGCATAGCACGATGAAGGAATCAAAGCAAATTGTTGTGCAAGAGACTATACCACCAATG GCCATGTTTCAAAGCAACCAAGAGTATTCCCAGATGCTTGGATTATCTGATCAAAAACCCAGTTATTGTTCgatgatgatgaatgatgattgGACTCAATTTGCAAGCACATCACAGACCAACAACATTCAGTACACTCCTCCAGTTATTGCTTCGAACTCCATCTGCAAAATATCTACGTGGGAGCATGATCAGATCTTTAACGATAATTATATTTCTGCGGCATATGGAAATACGGACGAGAATGCAACTTTCTATAATCCCATGCAGCAGCAACCATGCATGTATGACTCAATATTTTCAAGTGCTGCATTtcaacaacagcaacaacaagCAGTTGTTCCAAGTTTTGAAAACCCTAAGCCTATCGACGCGCTTCCTCTGAGAACCGTTTTGTATGAGTACGATCATCCCCTCTCTGTGACAATGCAGCCGAGTTATCTGGAGTGTCCAAATTCAGCAACTTCTGCTTCATCATCCGAATACGATCAGAAGTTTGCTGCATCTCACCCACAGAACATGTTCTATGATGACGTATTCTATGATAACTTGTGGCATTTCGAATAA